The sequence TATAAGCAGATCTCGCTAGATATCGCCAAGTTGTAACCATGCAGCTGTTTACCCGATATGGAGAGGTAAACGTCAGTCGCCACGCGGTTATCCGCTGGCGACAACGAACAGGCAAAAGCTTTGCCGAGATGGTACATGCAATCGCTAACGCCACTAGGCCAAGCAAGCGCCAACTAAGACGGATCATTAAGCGGGCACCTTGGCAACCAAAGCGAATATTGGAATGTGACTGCGCCTACTTTGTGATTGTGAACAAGCACATTGTCACGGTTTACGACAAACGATGGGACAAAACCAACGATGCAACATGATCTTAAATGGCTGTTCACCGCGCCATACAGCAGAGGTGAGTTAGAGAAAGAAATCAAAATGGCCGAGGCCATTATTGAAACCGAAGGCACCGCCTACCCCGATTCAAGCTTTGAGGATGGTTATATCGCCGCCCTTAACTTTGTACTGGGTAACGAGCAATCGAGCATGCGCGAAGAGTTTGATGCGTTAATCGCAGAGGGCAAGCTCAATGGCCAAACACCATAACGATGTGATCAAAAGCGTGATGGCCTATGGGCGATTTAAAAAGCCTGAACAGGCGGAACAATGGGCCATCGATAACTTTGGCGCTAACTGGCGAAACCGCAAAGCGCCAAAGGCAAAACGAGTAGTAGTGAAAGATACCGGCGAGAAGGAATGGGACGATGAGTGACAAAATTATAGAGAAGATCAAAAAGCTTTTAAGACTAGCTAAATCAAGCAATCCACATGAAGCAGCATTAGCGCTTTCTCGTGCTCAAAAGCTCATGCAAGAGCATGGGGTTGAGACGGATGATCCTGCGCTTGCTGGCGTCAGAGATGCAACCATAGATGCATTATTTAAGGCCAGACATCCAACCAAGTATTTATTAACGCTGGCTTACTCAATCTCCAAAGCCTTTGGCTGTGAGTTCTATTTTCAACCCACATTTAAAAATATGCGGATTGTATATATCGGTCATAACGAACGGCCAGAGGTCGCTGGTTATGTATTCAATGTTTTAGAGCGTCAACTCACCAAAGCACGTAAAGAGTTTATCGATACGTTAAGCAACAGAATGAAACGTATCAATAAAACCAAACGCGCAGATCAATTTTGTGAGGGCTGGTGTTTTGGTGTGCATAGCAAAATTCAGGAGTTCGCCTTAACAGAACAAGAGCGAACTGAATTGATTGCCTTTAAAGACAAAGTCGATCTCGAAAAAGGCGGAGCAAGAGAGGCTAAAGGTTCAGGTCGATTAGCTGATGATGCCAGATATGAAGGCTATAAATCGGCTAAAGATGTGACTCTTAATCATGGCGTAAACGGCCAATCACAACAACGCATTGCATCTTAAGCGAAACAAGCAAGGCGCTTAGGTGCCTTGCCTGTCTGCTCGGCGTGGTTGCCGAGCACTGATGAGCAGCCAAAGGAACTTACATGAAAATGTTACTACGTGGTGCAGAGTCACCAGAGCGCATAACGCTAATGCTTAAGATGACGGGCATTAGAAGTCCAGAAATCATTGCCGCGATTTATGAGCATTTGCAATTTGGTATGCGTGAAAAGCATGCCGCGATTAAGCACGG comes from Shewanella oneidensis MR-1 and encodes:
- a CDS encoding phage protein, with product MQHDLKWLFTAPYSRGELEKEIKMAEAIIETEGTAYPDSSFEDGYIAALNFVLGNEQSSMREEFDALIAEGKLNGQTP
- a CDS encoding phage protein; its protein translation is MAKHHNDVIKSVMAYGRFKKPEQAEQWAIDNFGANWRNRKAPKAKRVVVKDTGEKEWDDE
- a CDS encoding DUF2786 domain-containing protein, yielding MSDKIIEKIKKLLRLAKSSNPHEAALALSRAQKLMQEHGVETDDPALAGVRDATIDALFKARHPTKYLLTLAYSISKAFGCEFYFQPTFKNMRIVYIGHNERPEVAGYVFNVLERQLTKARKEFIDTLSNRMKRINKTKRADQFCEGWCFGVHSKIQEFALTEQERTELIAFKDKVDLEKGGAREAKGSGRLADDARYEGYKSAKDVTLNHGVNGQSQQRIAS
- a CDS encoding phage protein, encoding MKMLLRGAESPERITLMLKMTGIRSPEIIAAIYEHLQFGMREKHAAIKHGVEQQNLNRALNTLNEFAKDYEELKALDWQHLNKLHQKSDVKNSNLNI